AGGGGAACAGGTCCAAGGGGGCGATCCAACCGGTACGGGGCGAGGGGGAGAGTCATATTGGGGTGAACCGTTTAGAGACGAGCATGGTGAAAAGGGGGCGTACAAACACGATTCCCGTGGTGTGCTGGCAAGTCCGAGTGTCAGTCGTGGGGTAAGCTAACAGCGCAACCGCCTGCAGTCAATGGCAAACTCTGGGCCGCGCACGAATGGCTCTCAGTTCTTTTTCACTTTCCGCCCGACGCCGCATTTGGACGGTAAGCATACGGTGTTTGGCAAGCTTGTGGGCGGGGAAGAGACGTTGGACAAGATTGAGCGGGTGAATGTGCGGCCGGGCGGGGATCGGCCGGTGAGGGATATCGTTATTCAGGGTGTTACCGTGTACGTCCCGGGTTCTTTCCTGAAGCAGCGAGCTGACGCGGGGGATAGCCTGCAAGACCCGTTTGAAGCGTACCAAGCGCGGCTGCAAGCGCGTCTGGCGCGACAAGACCAATCGGACGCGGCGCTGAAACGGCGGGCGGAGGcgcagaaggagagggagaaggacagGACGACGTGGCTGGGTACGAAgctgggagagaagggcgcggtggggaagaggaggatggaggaggatgtgggGGTGGGGAAGTATCTGAAGGTGGGGGGAGAAGCTGGACAGAGGACGACATTGGACGTGGTGGACTatggggtggagaagaagaagaagaaggcggggGGGTTTGGCGATTTCTCGGGGTGGTAGGAGGCGCCGGTTAATTGTCGGGTAATTGTAATTGTGGTAGTAGACATGTATCGCGTCTTCAGCTCCCCCCGATGAACATCCCCCCCCTCCCCGTCGTCCACGCCGCACGGACCACCCTCGCCTGGGCCGCCCTCACCGCGGGCACGCACCGCGCCAGGATGCAGGACTTGTTTGGCTTCCTCGTCATGGCCTGTGAgctcccccctccccccccctcccccccccaCGCTGACTCTTGCAGGGGCGGGCAACACcgccctctcccttctcctcgccCGCCCCCCCGCCTGGCTCAGCTCCCCCACCCCCTGGCTCGTCTACCCCCCCGTctacctcctcctcgtccccACCGGCCTTGCCGCCCGCGCAGTCCACCGTCTCCCCCCGGTGCTCATAGACACCCTGGCCGCCGCCGTCGACGCCCTCTCCAGGGGCGCCGCCATCGCGTCTATCGGCCCCATGGCCCACGCCAGCGGCAAGTTTCCCGCCCACCCCACCGGCCAGCGCGCAGAGATATCCCCATGGACGTACGCCATCCTCAGCGCACTCGCAGTCTCCGCCGGCGGCTTCCTCGTCTCGCTGTTCAGCCTCCACGAACCGGCCTACCGCCTCGCGGTGCCCAGTGTTTTCAGGCGGGGGGCAGGCGCGTGGGCCACGATGGATGTCTGGGCAGCCGGCCTCGCCGGGCTGGGGTACTGGGCGATGGTGACGCTGCGCGTGGAGGATGTGCAGCAACGGTTTGGCGTGGCGGCCAGTATGGCGAACGGCGAGGCGCCGCTGATGCATAGCCTGGCGGCAAGAACGGTGTGTGTGCTCTTCTTGGGAAGCGTCCTCGTCCTTCGCGCGGTCCGCTGCTCGTATCGAGgggcaaggaaaaaggtCACGGAATGATTGAACACTGGCGCTCGAGGGTTATTATACATGTTCATGATGCAAAAGATGACACGGTTTATAACAATTACAATCACACTGGCGTTTATGAAAGCACGTCGGCACCAGGTTTGAGCCATCTGAACGTCACACTCAGTCGCAGATCTCTCAGGATGGTTTCTGGCTCGAGATGCCGATCCTCCCGCTCGaccacatcctccacccTTGGCTCAATCCCATGCGTCCAGTCCCACCGCGCAGGCCCCGATAGGACGTAGATGGTACGCGGGGGGAGGTAGACGTCGTGTCTGTCTTGTCCCTTGCTAGTCGTCGTCGGCGCAAACGTCATCACACACCCGCCCACCACACTACACCCCACGACCCCGTCCGCGTACCTGCCCACCAGATCGACGTGTGGGGTGATGCCCGTCCCGCCGGGGTAGAGGTTGATGATCGCCTGGCGGGCGAGGGGCTGGGAGAATAAcaggcggtggaggtgcgGTGGGAGCGCGGCGGGTTcggcgaggagggaagagagcgtggagaggagatggcgGATGTAGTctgggagggaagaggaagcgtCTCGGTCCGTCTGTTTGGACGCTTCAAACAGCATCACTTGGTCTCTTGTTCCTCCAGCGAATATATCTGCTTCGCCAATGTCTCTTAGTGTTTTGCCTCACCCAAATAGAAATTAGCAAGGTTTAGCAATTCTGGACGGAACTCACTGGCGATATCCTCGGGCAGGAGACCGGGAAAGACGTACAGTCCCGGTATCGGGGGACATGTGCGTTTTGCGACAGGCGGATGAAGAGTGTGTTCATCGTCTTGGTCGTCTTTGAAAAGAGAGTCGGGCGAGGACGAGCGTTGCATAAAAAGTCGATTGAATGGGGTTTTCGGGAATACCACGGGGAACCCAACAAGCCAGAGTTGCCGAAAAGGAATTCCCCATcattctctttttcctctttcctctttcctctttttcctcttttcccatcGATTCTGTGCATTCTTCTAAAAACACTTTGCCATGTTTGCCAACTCTCTCAGACAGGGTGCGtcccccttccctccccgCCCTCAAATCCAAATGAATTGACTGACGCGCTCCACAAGGTCTTCGCACCGCTTCTCGCTCCTCTGGTAaatcctctccaccatgTCTCTAAAGACGCGGGGTAAAACGAAAACTGACATGCGTCAACATCTCACCAGCCCGCGCATTCTCAACCATCCCCGCTCGTGCGCCCAGGACCAACGTCGTTGGCGCGCTTGCCCTCGGTACTGCCGTCGCTGGTTATGCCCTTTACGAGAGTACGTCGCGTCGTCGCGCCGTCTTGAGATGGATAGCTAAAACGGACCATTATGATACCTAGCTACCAGGTCCCCTGTCATGCTTGAAGGCGCGAGGACTATTGCCGGTGAGAAGGGGACCGTCACCGAGAGGTCTTTTGTCATGGTGCGTCTATCCCCCCTGGATTTGACGCTGATAAGCACATATTTGATAAATTAGATCAAGCCGGATGGTGTCTCCAGGCAACTCGTTGGCAAGGCAAGTCCCACTTTACCTGTTTCTCTCGTTGCTCTCGGTCGTTCTGATGAAACTGGGTATATTAAAACAGATCGTCTCCCGCTTTGAGGGTATGTGCCTTTCCCCTCACACGATACGGGAATCTAATGCATTTTTTGTTTGGCAGAGCGTGGCTACAAGCTCGTCGCGCAAGTTTTATCTCTTTATCCCTTGGACCGATTACTGATATCCATCCGCCTTTCCCCGCCTTTGCCACGCCCAAAAACAGTATCAAATCCCTCACCCCCTCTGACGCCCTCGCCAAAGAACATTACGCCGACCTGTCCGCTCGTCCGTTCTACCCCTCGCTCGTCAAGTATATCACCTCTGGTACGCCTGTCGTGGCGATGGTTTGGGAGGGCAAGGATGTCATCCGTCAGGGTGTAAGTTTTGgttcttttcttctggtttgtaaaagggaaagaaaaaactaAACCCCCCGCAGCGCCGAATCGTAGGCGCCACCAACCCGCTCGACGCCGATGCCGGCTCGGTCCGCGGCCAGTACGCCGTCTCCGTCGGTCGGAACTTGATCCACGCCTCTGACGCTTTCGAGTCGGCAACCAAGGAGATTGGACTTTGGTTTGCGCCCGAAGAGTTGTCCGAGTATGAGCCCATTGCTTGGGTAAGTTTTGTcgtttttttcccttttatGGTGGAGCCTGGGGGGTGTTGGGGAGATGCTGATTGCGTTGTGTTGCAGCCTTGGGTCATGGCCGACAACTAGGCGTCTTGACCTCtcccctttttccatctccattcCTCCAAGAGGAACGATCTGCGTATCAGTCGTATTTTGTTTCTGGGAATGATGGAATGATGGGACAAGTTGAATAATGGGGTGAATGGTTGGATTTAAAAAAGTGAAGAATGAGGTGAATGTGGAAGATGCAAATTTATTAAAAAACGTACCGTTCGTCATTCACCATTCACCATTTACCTCTTGAATACGCAGGGGTAAGCCATCTATGGTATACATTCAACCGTTTTTACACCCGCCCCGCCCGTCGTGTTCTATTAAAATATCTCGATACAGTTTTTGACCACAAAAGTCTAGATGAGGATACAGGAAGGAACGTGGGAAGAATATTTGTTTGAGAGTGAAGAATAAAgaataaaaataaaacgATTTGTTGGTTTGTGCGGCGATACGAGCGCGCTGCGAGATAGGCATGTAGTATACAGTAGATGGAAATGT
This region of Cryptococcus neoformans var. neoformans B-3501A chromosome 10, whole genome shotgun sequence genomic DNA includes:
- a CDS encoding hypothetical protein (Match to ESTs gb|CF191786.1|CF191786, gb|CF193838.1|CF193838, gb|CF191639.1|CF191639; HMMPfam hit to NDK, Nucleoside diphosphate kinase, score: 290.4, E(): 2.7e-84), which produces MFANSLRQGLRTASRSSARAFSTIPARAPRTNVVGALALGTAVAGYALYETTRSPVMLEGARTIAGEKGTVTERSFVMIKPDGVSRQLVGKIVSRFEERGYKLVAIKSLTPSDALAKEHYADLSARPFYPSLVKYITSGTPVVAMVWEGKDVIRQGRRIVGATNPLDADAGSVRGQYAVSVGRNLIHASDAFESATKEIGLWFAPEELSEYEPIAWPWVMADN